In one window of Kitasatospora sp. MMS16-BH015 DNA:
- a CDS encoding DNA cytosine methyltransferase, with the protein MSTPFKIIDLFAGPGGLDMAAKALDIPVVMGIEWDEDACTTRRAAGLPTETGDVRKYNPSQFPEADVLVGGPPCQTFTVAGNGEGRAALEQVLEFAKRYAAVQLDRQAEEFAAIREDLGQLSDERTGLVLEPLRWALEALAGGKPYQVIVLEQVPAVLPVWRAFGEILESKGYKVAEPEVLHTEEFGVPQTRRRAILIARWAGDGARFQADPKLPEPSHRCYRKGIHRHQGDSSRLPWATMQEALGRTDCFEVVSNYGTGGDPRARGRRRHDEPSATVTGKASRNKLVWGEQHLGTFSLPELGMLQTFSRDYPWRRRNGDDVEGVDAPGVRSVIAQQIGNAVPPRLGMHVLAAALGIKREDLESALKLQFDY; encoded by the coding sequence GTGTCCACGCCCTTCAAGATCATCGATTTGTTCGCCGGCCCCGGGGGGCTGGACATGGCGGCGAAGGCGTTGGACATTCCCGTGGTCATGGGCATCGAGTGGGACGAGGACGCCTGCACCACGCGTCGAGCGGCCGGCCTGCCGACGGAGACCGGAGACGTACGAAAGTACAATCCGTCGCAGTTCCCGGAAGCCGACGTGCTTGTCGGCGGACCGCCCTGCCAGACCTTCACCGTCGCCGGGAACGGCGAGGGCCGGGCGGCGCTGGAGCAGGTTCTCGAGTTCGCGAAGCGCTACGCCGCGGTACAGCTGGACCGACAGGCCGAGGAGTTCGCCGCGATCCGGGAAGATCTCGGGCAACTCAGCGACGAGCGCACCGGGTTGGTCTTGGAGCCGCTGAGGTGGGCGCTCGAGGCGCTTGCCGGGGGAAAGCCCTACCAGGTGATCGTCCTCGAGCAGGTTCCCGCGGTGCTTCCGGTCTGGCGGGCGTTCGGCGAGATCCTGGAGAGCAAGGGCTACAAGGTGGCCGAACCGGAGGTCCTCCACACCGAGGAGTTCGGGGTTCCCCAGACCCGCCGCCGTGCGATCCTGATCGCCCGTTGGGCGGGTGACGGCGCTCGGTTCCAGGCGGATCCGAAGCTCCCCGAGCCGTCCCATCGGTGTTACCGCAAGGGGATCCACCGACACCAGGGGGATTCGTCCCGCCTTCCCTGGGCGACCATGCAGGAGGCCCTGGGGCGCACGGACTGTTTCGAGGTGGTGTCGAACTACGGCACGGGGGGCGACCCCAGGGCGCGGGGGCGACGACGGCACGACGAGCCGTCGGCGACCGTGACCGGCAAGGCTTCTCGTAACAAGCTGGTTTGGGGAGAGCAGCACCTCGGAACCTTCTCTCTGCCCGAGCTCGGGATGCTCCAGACCTTCAGCCGGGACTATCCGTGGCGACGTCGGAACGGCGACGATGTCGAGGGCGTCGACGCCCCGGGCGTGCGTAGCGTCATCGCTCAGCAGATCGGCAACGCGGTACCGCCGAGGCTCGGTATGCACGTCCTTGCCGCCGCACTCGGGATCAAGCGCGAGGATCTGGAGTCCGCACTCAAGCTCCAGTTCGACTACTGA
- a CDS encoding CU044_2847 family protein — MSLEFGLSMSAEADLVISSTTAQAHFKVSLTWHPHPAAEAAE; from the coding sequence GTGTCCCTCGAATTCGGGCTCTCGATGTCCGCCGAGGCCGACCTCGTGATCTCCAGCACCACCGCGCAAGCCCACTTCAAGGTCTCCCTGACCTGGCATCCCCACCCTGCGGCGGAGGCCGCGGAGTGA
- a CDS encoding 3-deoxy-manno-octulosonate cytidylyltransferase: MPSTETQLPTPNTNRHIAVIPCRWGASRFPGKPIADLAGKPLLWHVYQRCLQATTITHTVVATDDQRITTVCEDHGIPWIMTGIHPTGTDRVAECAERLDADAYINVQGDEPFIEPAAIDSVSTALASLPPGVLAVKACSRLTDPATVQDHNVVKVVTGNDHRALMFSRLPIPYPKSDRPTYLRQLGLYGFTPAGLGIFRALPQGSLERAEGVEMLRFLEHSHPVQMVLTHDSGTAVDTPEDLERAEAQLLSQR; this comes from the coding sequence ATGCCGTCCACGGAGACACAGCTGCCCACGCCCAACACCAACCGCCACATCGCCGTCATCCCCTGTCGTTGGGGAGCAAGCCGCTTCCCCGGCAAACCGATCGCCGACCTGGCCGGAAAGCCGCTCCTCTGGCACGTCTACCAGCGCTGTCTGCAGGCCACCACCATCACGCACACGGTCGTCGCGACCGACGATCAGCGAATCACCACCGTATGCGAGGACCACGGCATCCCCTGGATCATGACCGGCATCCACCCCACCGGCACCGACCGCGTCGCCGAGTGCGCCGAACGCCTCGACGCCGACGCTTACATCAACGTCCAAGGCGACGAGCCGTTCATCGAGCCCGCCGCCATCGACTCCGTCTCCACCGCGCTGGCCAGCCTTCCCCCGGGAGTCCTCGCGGTCAAGGCGTGCTCACGGCTCACCGACCCGGCCACAGTCCAGGACCACAACGTCGTCAAGGTCGTCACCGGCAACGACCACCGCGCCCTGATGTTCTCCCGCCTGCCCATCCCCTACCCGAAGAGCGATCGACCGACCTACCTACGCCAACTCGGTCTGTACGGCTTCACACCAGCCGGGCTCGGCATCTTCCGGGCCCTACCTCAAGGCTCGCTCGAACGCGCCGAGGGTGTCGAGATGCTGCGATTCCTCGAACACTCCCACCCGGTCCAGATGGTGCTCACTCACGACTCGGGCACGGCCGTCGACACGCCAGAAGATCTCGAACGGGCCGAGGCCCAACTGCTCAGTCAGCGGTAG
- a CDS encoding trypsin-like peptidase domain-containing protein, producing the protein MTGVDAAALAVPEALEAALVRIYGQSGAPVGVGFLISDRLVLTCAHVVSTALGLPIAQVPPPDAWLALDAPMAGGPESPERERGSVRVWGPAQPVGADLAVLDLEHAPVGTRPAWLVDTQGQQLWGHEARVFGLPQGRSAGVWHQGVLRARQADGWTQIDLAGEGYRVSPGFSGSAVWDQELGGVVGLMAAAETGNPPVSYMLPASLLFSCWPELRSHSLPPSPFRGLSPFLEGDAGLFFGRDGDADTLASVTVAERWTTVVGPSGCGKSSLAMAGVGPRRRRAGDCTVVVRFAWYDSPLRALAAALLPLLGAEPGDEAERFDRITDLAAHLGAHGVRESVFRILERHGASRLLVIVDQLEELLTHDDDGIGQLAEVLCGPATPAELAVLATLRADLLDTALTHPVLGPVVSRRVHALEPMRPEQLSEVVSRPVDTVPGVFYEEALAERILADAGADPGVLPLLGFTLDLLWRRRDGWLITHQKYARLGGVAGALGRYADEVWEAVVPAREADVAERLLTRLVRMPLGAAAPVRRAVHRSEVDAAEWAVAERLAQRRLLVIQGRGGTETAELAHEALITAWARTRDLTTADRAFLAWRESAQTDLDRWEHAKRPADLLPTRTALAAARQWLPARSGELSAALRDFLDRGRRRNRRRRGTLTSVVAAVCALLLAAAALGVSAQRNHRDAAHNAAINRANTLATDAAALASSDPGLAAQLAVAAFRSAPTQAAVDQLYASIAGPLDQVLASTGSPVVQVVAQAHGPLVAASSESGSVRVWDTGHLDTPHLVSTLPSTKGGAIALAPRAPQLAALCPDQDGLCLISLSDPQHPARLGQLPTPHPWPSGELTLTSLAFNPDGTLLAGATDAGSSLLWSTTDPTHPSLLSTLPGKGSGKKIGAVAFSPDGRTLAATNQDGTTQLWNLTTPAKPAPAAAIPTGYQSLAFSPDGAWLAGAGDLRLDLWKTSDPSTPIEADPLRTVGDLMSVSFSPNGGRIAWGGTGINDSNSAMCLTSVQYISPDKSSRSAPRPASTATPSRTPPAVRSSPAEPTEPYASGVTPRPRRRACQYLTAATSGTSAPTATWWQPRCP; encoded by the coding sequence GTGACCGGGGTCGACGCGGCCGCCTTAGCCGTCCCGGAGGCTCTGGAAGCTGCCCTGGTGCGAATCTACGGCCAGTCCGGTGCTCCGGTCGGCGTGGGCTTCCTGATCTCCGACCGGCTGGTCCTGACCTGCGCGCACGTGGTCAGCACCGCCCTTGGCCTACCGATCGCGCAGGTCCCGCCGCCGGACGCCTGGCTCGCCCTGGACGCGCCGATGGCCGGGGGCCCGGAGTCGCCCGAGCGCGAGCGGGGGAGCGTCCGAGTGTGGGGACCGGCCCAGCCCGTCGGCGCCGACCTGGCCGTCCTAGACCTGGAGCATGCACCGGTCGGTACCCGGCCGGCCTGGCTGGTGGACACCCAGGGGCAGCAGCTATGGGGTCACGAGGCGCGGGTCTTCGGGCTTCCGCAAGGCCGGTCCGCGGGGGTGTGGCACCAAGGCGTTCTACGGGCCCGGCAGGCTGACGGCTGGACCCAGATCGATCTTGCCGGGGAGGGCTACCGGGTTTCGCCGGGCTTCAGCGGCAGCGCCGTCTGGGATCAGGAGCTGGGCGGCGTGGTGGGCTTGATGGCCGCGGCCGAGACGGGGAATCCCCCGGTCAGCTACATGCTGCCCGCTTCACTGCTGTTCTCCTGCTGGCCGGAGCTGCGCTCGCATTCCCTGCCGCCGTCGCCGTTTCGCGGGCTTTCCCCGTTTCTGGAAGGTGACGCGGGGTTGTTCTTCGGCCGGGACGGCGACGCAGACACACTGGCGTCGGTCACGGTTGCCGAACGCTGGACGACTGTGGTCGGACCGTCCGGCTGCGGCAAGTCGTCGCTGGCGATGGCGGGGGTGGGCCCGCGTCGGCGCCGGGCCGGTGATTGCACCGTCGTCGTCCGTTTCGCCTGGTACGACTCGCCTCTGCGCGCACTGGCCGCTGCACTGCTGCCGCTGCTGGGAGCCGAACCCGGCGACGAAGCAGAACGGTTCGACCGGATCACCGACCTCGCTGCGCACCTCGGCGCTCACGGGGTCCGCGAGAGTGTCTTCCGGATCCTGGAACGGCATGGGGCCTCCAGACTGCTGGTGATCGTCGACCAATTGGAGGAGCTCCTCACCCACGACGACGACGGCATCGGGCAGCTCGCCGAGGTGCTGTGCGGACCGGCCACTCCGGCCGAGCTCGCGGTACTGGCCACCCTGCGCGCCGACCTGCTCGACACCGCCCTCACCCATCCCGTGCTAGGGCCGGTTGTCAGCCGCCGCGTCCACGCGCTCGAACCGATGCGCCCCGAGCAGCTGAGCGAGGTTGTCTCCAGACCGGTCGACACCGTACCCGGCGTGTTCTACGAGGAAGCCCTCGCTGAGCGCATCCTGGCCGATGCCGGCGCTGATCCCGGTGTCCTGCCGCTGCTCGGCTTCACCCTCGACCTTCTGTGGCGCCGACGAGACGGCTGGCTGATCACCCACCAGAAGTACGCCCGGCTCGGCGGAGTGGCCGGCGCCCTCGGTCGCTATGCGGATGAAGTCTGGGAAGCCGTGGTGCCCGCTAGGGAGGCCGACGTGGCCGAGCGGTTGCTGACCCGCCTCGTGCGGATGCCGCTCGGCGCGGCAGCTCCCGTGCGCAGGGCCGTCCACCGCTCCGAGGTCGACGCTGCGGAGTGGGCCGTCGCCGAACGCCTTGCCCAGCGGAGGCTCCTGGTGATCCAGGGGCGGGGAGGTACCGAGACCGCCGAGCTGGCTCACGAAGCGCTGATCACCGCCTGGGCCCGGACGCGGGACCTGACCACCGCCGACCGCGCTTTCCTGGCCTGGCGTGAGAGTGCGCAGACCGACCTCGACCGCTGGGAGCACGCGAAGCGCCCGGCCGATCTGCTGCCGACCCGTACAGCCCTCGCCGCCGCCCGTCAGTGGCTCCCCGCCCGCTCGGGCGAACTGAGCGCGGCGCTGCGCGACTTCCTCGACCGTGGCAGGCGACGCAACCGCCGCCGACGCGGCACGCTCACCAGTGTGGTAGCCGCCGTGTGCGCCCTCCTGCTGGCCGCTGCCGCCCTCGGGGTGAGTGCCCAGCGCAATCACCGCGACGCCGCGCATAACGCCGCGATCAACCGGGCAAACACCCTGGCCACCGACGCGGCGGCTCTCGCCTCCTCCGACCCCGGCTTGGCCGCCCAACTCGCGGTCGCGGCGTTTCGCTCCGCGCCCACACAGGCCGCCGTCGACCAGCTCTACGCCTCCATAGCCGGACCGCTTGACCAGGTGCTGGCCAGCACCGGCAGCCCTGTCGTGCAAGTGGTTGCACAGGCGCACGGTCCGCTGGTCGCGGCCTCTAGCGAGAGCGGTTCGGTCCGGGTCTGGGACACAGGCCACCTCGACACCCCCCACCTCGTGTCAACACTGCCTTCCACGAAGGGAGGGGCGATCGCCCTGGCACCGCGCGCTCCTCAGCTCGCGGCCTTGTGCCCGGACCAGGACGGTCTGTGCCTGATCTCCCTCAGTGATCCGCAGCACCCGGCCCGGCTCGGCCAACTGCCTACACCCCACCCGTGGCCCAGCGGCGAACTGACACTCACCTCGCTGGCCTTCAACCCGGACGGAACGCTACTGGCCGGCGCCACCGACGCCGGTTCCAGCCTGCTCTGGTCGACGACCGACCCGACACACCCCAGCCTGCTGTCCACCCTGCCCGGCAAGGGCTCCGGCAAGAAGATCGGGGCCGTGGCCTTCTCTCCCGACGGCCGCACCCTGGCCGCCACCAACCAAGACGGCACCACCCAGCTGTGGAACCTCACCACCCCCGCCAAGCCCGCCCCCGCGGCCGCGATCCCGACCGGATACCAGTCACTGGCCTTCAGCCCGGACGGTGCCTGGCTGGCCGGCGCAGGCGACCTGCGGCTGGACCTCTGGAAGACCAGCGACCCGTCCACACCCATCGAGGCGGACCCTCTGCGCACGGTAGGCGATCTGATGAGCGTGAGCTTCAGTCCCAACGGCGGCCGCATCGCTTGGGGAGGCACGGGCATCAACGACTCGAACAGCGCGATGTGCCTGACCAGCGTCCAGTACATCAGCCCGGATAAGAGCTCCCGTTCTGCGCCAAGACCAGCTTCGACAGCCACACCCTCGCGTACACCTCCGGCGGTGCGATCCTCACCGGCGGAACCGACGGAACCGTACGCCTCTGGCGTGACCCCACGCCCCAGGCGGAGGGCATGTCAATATTTGACAGCCGCGACCAGTGGGACATCGGCCCCGACGGCCACCTGGTGGCAGCCCAGATGTCCATGA
- a CDS encoding IS30 family transposase → MSNTEACRIVGVDRRTGQKWRNGRKPTGTQRTAPAPLDLDGKPAPPTGPAGRSRFLTEAERIHIADRLREKATVRAIAAELGRSPSTVSREITRNAHPVSGAYRPHAAQARANARRPRPKPRKIGQTPELRDFIQHLLDLRWSPEQICQALRETFPDRPEMHVAVETVYQTLYLQGRGELRREVAAALRTGRARRIPHRQAATRRPRFAHPMVMISERPAEADDRAVPGHWEGDLIIGKDGASAIGTLVERATRYVMLLHLPAGRGAEQVRDALVATVQTLPAHLRRSLAWDQGAEMARHADFTIATDVPVYFCDPASPWQRGSNENTNGLLRQYFPKGTDLSVHSPEHLAAVAAQLNGRPRKTLDWDTPAERLHKLHTA, encoded by the coding sequence GTGAGCAACACCGAGGCATGCCGGATCGTCGGCGTCGACCGCAGGACCGGCCAGAAGTGGCGTAACGGGCGCAAGCCGACCGGCACCCAGCGCACGGCGCCGGCTCCCCTCGACCTCGACGGGAAGCCGGCGCCGCCGACCGGGCCGGCAGGGCGGTCACGGTTCCTGACCGAGGCGGAACGGATCCACATCGCCGACCGGCTGCGGGAGAAGGCCACCGTCCGGGCAATCGCCGCGGAACTCGGCCGCAGCCCGTCCACCGTCAGCCGGGAGATCACCCGCAACGCCCACCCGGTCAGCGGCGCCTACCGCCCGCACGCGGCCCAGGCCCGCGCGAACGCCCGCCGGCCCCGCCCCAAACCGCGCAAGATCGGGCAGACTCCCGAGCTGCGGGACTTCATCCAGCACCTCCTGGACCTGAGGTGGAGCCCGGAGCAGATCTGCCAGGCTCTACGGGAAACCTTCCCCGACCGGCCGGAGATGCACGTGGCTGTCGAAACCGTCTACCAGACCCTCTACCTCCAGGGCCGGGGCGAGTTGCGCCGCGAGGTCGCCGCCGCCCTGCGCACCGGCCGGGCCCGGCGGATCCCGCACCGGCAGGCCGCCACCCGCCGCCCCCGCTTCGCCCACCCCATGGTCATGATCAGCGAACGCCCCGCGGAGGCGGACGACCGGGCCGTCCCCGGCCACTGGGAGGGCGACCTGATCATCGGCAAGGACGGCGCCTCGGCGATCGGCACCCTGGTCGAGCGCGCCACCCGCTACGTCATGCTCCTGCACCTCCCGGCCGGCCGCGGCGCCGAACAGGTCCGCGACGCCCTCGTGGCGACCGTCCAGACCCTGCCCGCCCACCTCAGGCGGTCCCTGGCCTGGGACCAGGGCGCCGAGATGGCCCGGCACGCCGACTTCACGATCGCCACCGACGTCCCGGTCTACTTCTGCGACCCCGCCAGCCCCTGGCAGCGCGGCTCCAACGAGAACACCAACGGCCTGCTCCGCCAGTACTTCCCCAAGGGCACCGACCTGTCCGTCCACAGCCCCGAACACCTGGCCGCCGTCGCCGCCCAACTCAACGGCCGCCCACGCAAAACGCTCGACTGGGACACCCCAGCCGAGCGCCTGCATAAACTCCACACGGCCTAG
- a CDS encoding IS5 family transposase, whose product MCVCSCKPSYDSSLTDAQWAMIEPLLPGRDPRRGGRPLKFPRRLVVDTVLYVLVSGCAWRLVPHDLAPWDAAYRWFRAWSADGTWDRVHDVLRDRVRVADGRDPQPSAAVPDSQSVRSHQGGEAIGYDAGKRVRGRKRHLLVDSCGLVLKAVVHSASVQERAGAKLVLAGIRGLFPRVGLVWVDGGYVNAIDAGLVGWAAAHEDLTVVAVPRNADVKGFQVLPRRWVVERTFSWLGRCRRLARDYERKTAHAEAMIKVAMIRLMAARLAGEEVEPRGPIETEAARRLADDLKNE is encoded by the coding sequence ATGTGTGTCTGTTCGTGCAAGCCTTCGTACGACTCGTCGTTGACGGATGCTCAGTGGGCGATGATCGAGCCGCTGCTGCCGGGGCGGGATCCGCGCAGGGGCGGCCGGCCGCTGAAGTTCCCTCGCCGCCTGGTCGTCGACACGGTTCTGTACGTCCTGGTCAGTGGTTGTGCCTGGCGGCTGGTGCCGCACGACCTGGCGCCGTGGGACGCGGCCTACCGGTGGTTTCGTGCGTGGAGCGCCGACGGGACGTGGGACCGGGTCCACGACGTGTTGCGTGACCGGGTGAGGGTCGCGGACGGTCGGGATCCGCAGCCGTCGGCGGCGGTGCCGGACTCCCAGTCCGTACGCAGTCACCAGGGCGGCGAGGCGATCGGCTACGACGCGGGCAAGCGTGTCCGGGGCCGCAAGCGGCACCTGCTGGTGGACAGCTGTGGACTGGTCCTGAAGGCGGTCGTGCACTCCGCGTCCGTCCAGGAGCGGGCGGGCGCGAAGCTGGTCCTGGCCGGCATCCGTGGTCTGTTCCCGCGGGTCGGGCTGGTCTGGGTCGACGGCGGCTACGTCAACGCGATCGATGCCGGTCTGGTCGGCTGGGCTGCCGCGCACGAGGACCTGACGGTGGTGGCGGTGCCGCGCAACGCGGATGTGAAAGGCTTCCAGGTGCTGCCCCGCAGGTGGGTGGTCGAGCGGACATTCTCCTGGCTGGGGCGGTGCAGACGGTTGGCACGGGACTACGAGCGCAAGACCGCGCACGCCGAAGCGATGATCAAGGTCGCCATGATCCGCCTGATGGCCGCCCGCCTCGCCGGCGAGGAGGTCGAACCACGCGGCCCCATCGAGACCGAAGCAGCCCGCCGCCTCGCCGACGACCTCAAGAACGAGTAG
- a CDS encoding restriction endonuclease, whose protein sequence is MLEAGINPMAKITAAAGVRRPAVMIRSSPWKAGSEQTPWHDVFDLDNGHVRYFGDHKFDTAKPLGSTTGNAALLEVFDGHQAPTAAGRAAAAPLLLFRSVSRNGKVKGHVEFCGVGLIERAERVVQWAGRARTTFTNYVFDLAVIDLAAEGDKLDWEWITARRVASRSDAEVLELAPTAWREWVKRGHSVLPRVRRRVARSRVIKVRDQRPASGSTAETDLEAVYRRFDGDKHAFEALASAVAARVMRASGHSYTEGWLTRRSGDGGADFVGRLDLGSGLAGTKLVVLGQAKCIKPDSLVSAEQIARVVARLRRGWIGVYVTTGSYSEPAQLEMVEDQYPVVLINGQDLVKELREIALEDHGGDLSGCVEHLLNSRPLEVLNRRPEEILLG, encoded by the coding sequence TTGCTCGAAGCCGGGATCAATCCGATGGCGAAGATCACGGCCGCGGCCGGGGTGCGGCGGCCCGCCGTGATGATCAGGTCCAGTCCATGGAAGGCCGGTTCGGAGCAGACTCCGTGGCACGACGTGTTCGATCTCGACAACGGGCATGTGCGCTACTTCGGCGACCACAAGTTCGACACTGCGAAGCCGCTCGGAAGTACCACCGGCAATGCGGCCCTGCTCGAGGTGTTCGACGGACATCAGGCTCCGACGGCCGCGGGCCGGGCCGCCGCGGCACCGCTCCTGCTGTTCCGCTCGGTGTCACGGAACGGGAAGGTCAAGGGCCACGTCGAGTTCTGCGGTGTCGGTCTGATCGAGCGGGCGGAGCGGGTGGTCCAGTGGGCGGGAAGGGCCCGCACCACCTTCACCAACTACGTCTTCGACCTTGCGGTGATCGATCTCGCCGCAGAGGGTGACAAGCTGGACTGGGAGTGGATCACGGCCCGACGCGTGGCCAGTCGGTCCGACGCCGAGGTGCTGGAGCTGGCCCCCACTGCGTGGCGGGAGTGGGTCAAGCGCGGACACTCGGTGCTACCGCGGGTGCGCCGCCGGGTGGCCCGAAGCAGGGTGATCAAGGTGCGGGACCAGCGCCCGGCGAGCGGCAGCACGGCGGAGACGGATCTCGAGGCGGTGTATCGGCGCTTCGACGGGGACAAGCACGCGTTCGAGGCCCTGGCGTCCGCGGTTGCAGCCCGGGTGATGCGCGCGTCCGGACACAGCTACACCGAGGGGTGGCTCACCCGACGGTCGGGCGACGGTGGGGCGGACTTCGTAGGCCGGCTGGACCTGGGCAGCGGGCTGGCCGGCACGAAGCTCGTCGTCCTCGGGCAGGCGAAGTGCATCAAGCCCGACAGTCTGGTCTCCGCCGAGCAGATCGCCAGGGTCGTCGCCAGACTCCGTCGCGGGTGGATCGGGGTGTACGTGACCACCGGTTCGTACTCGGAACCGGCTCAGCTCGAGATGGTGGAGGACCAGTACCCCGTGGTCCTCATCAACGGGCAGGACCTGGTGAAGGAACTCCGCGAGATCGCGCTGGAGGATCACGGGGGCGATCTCTCCGGTTGCGTCGAGCACCTGCTTAACAGCCGTCCACTCGAAGTTCTCAACCGGAGACCGGAAGAGATCTTGCTCGGTTGA
- a CDS encoding phosphotransferase, which yields MITRTDDPRLVLARRSVGPVTIIAEPGLPDRVLHLADSRGTRYFAKQHHQPARFTQEVNAYAGWARHLAARTPDLVAQHHADLVLLITAVPGRRANTLPPGSDAEQLAHRAAGAALRALHTATAITDPDLCSKISSRLRTWIAKAHQAELLSAREHQTLSEAADQLTHQRMEAAVCHLDYQPRNWCVGKTLAVVDFEHSRPDARIRDLARLAFRHWPRSPHLRQAFLSGYGCLTSVEENLLHLFAAYEAVTALVRGHENADRDLSAHGRATLARLLP from the coding sequence GTGATCACCCGCACTGACGACCCGCGTCTGGTCCTCGCCCGCAGGAGCGTCGGCCCGGTCACCATCATCGCCGAACCCGGTCTACCCGACCGCGTCCTCCACCTGGCCGACAGCCGAGGCACCCGCTACTTCGCCAAGCAGCACCACCAACCAGCCCGCTTCACTCAGGAGGTCAACGCCTACGCGGGCTGGGCCCGTCATCTCGCCGCACGAACACCCGATCTGGTTGCCCAGCACCATGCCGACCTGGTCCTGCTCATCACCGCCGTTCCCGGCCGCCGCGCCAACACCCTGCCACCAGGCTCGGACGCCGAACAGCTCGCCCACCGCGCTGCCGGAGCCGCCCTGCGCGCGCTCCACACCGCTACCGCCATCACTGACCCAGACCTGTGCAGCAAGATCAGCAGCCGTCTTCGCACCTGGATCGCCAAGGCACACCAGGCAGAACTCCTATCCGCTCGGGAGCACCAGACCCTGAGCGAGGCTGCCGACCAACTCACCCACCAGCGCATGGAAGCCGCCGTCTGCCACCTCGACTACCAGCCCCGGAACTGGTGCGTCGGTAAAACCCTCGCCGTTGTCGACTTCGAGCACAGCCGCCCTGACGCCCGCATCCGCGACCTGGCCCGGCTCGCCTTCCGGCACTGGCCTCGTTCCCCGCACCTGCGCCAGGCCTTCCTCAGCGGCTACGGATGCCTCACCAGCGTGGAGGAGAACCTCCTCCACCTCTTCGCCGCTTACGAGGCCGTCACCGCCCTGGTCCGCGGCCACGAAAACGCCGACCGCGACCTCTCCGCCCACGGACGCGCCACCCTCGCCCGCCTCCTGCCTTAA
- a CDS encoding WD40 repeat domain-containing protein encodes MSIFDSRDQWDIGPDGHLVAAQMSMKLHPGSPSRVGLWTIDDTAGARPVGTIDLPDTLQQVTFVNAITLLTVDHSGRPQLWNISDPSHPIAGTALTTADFTTYPTGLGDFIISTAVTVDKDLATVQGGGKLQLWRVNGSSATEAGSLPAPDPADVAGLLNNHQAVVAAKDGFTWWDVTDPDHPVHVADTPLGGGNKGNVHGSGSVVAAVLGFPAVKNTLFLLKFPDSKSGTAVQLTDNAGGEVALSDDQHFLASDGSGANTVNLWDVRDPAHPRATAAVTTKPGVQGMAFNAGDTLMATWSAAGVQLWSLRDSSSPALIVSIPTSYSGTPITTFTPNSAWLAVDTSSSIRFIDTNPNALATRLCSYTGKAMTPQQWAHATQGLPYQPVCNA; translated from the coding sequence ATGTCAATATTTGACAGCCGCGACCAGTGGGACATCGGCCCCGACGGCCACCTGGTGGCAGCCCAGATGTCCATGAAACTACATCCCGGCAGCCCAAGCCGGGTGGGACTCTGGACCATCGACGACACCGCCGGTGCGCGGCCCGTAGGCACGATCGATCTCCCGGACACGCTGCAGCAGGTTACGTTCGTCAACGCGATCACCCTGCTGACCGTCGACCACAGCGGCCGCCCACAGCTGTGGAACATCAGCGATCCGAGCCATCCGATAGCCGGCACCGCGCTCACCACAGCCGATTTCACCACCTACCCCACCGGCTTGGGCGACTTCATCATTTCCACAGCGGTCACCGTCGACAAGGACCTGGCCACCGTGCAGGGCGGTGGGAAGCTCCAACTCTGGCGAGTGAACGGGAGCAGCGCCACCGAAGCCGGTTCACTCCCCGCCCCAGACCCGGCAGACGTGGCCGGCCTGCTCAACAACCATCAGGCCGTCGTCGCCGCCAAGGACGGCTTCACGTGGTGGGATGTCACCGACCCGGACCACCCGGTCCATGTGGCCGACACCCCTCTGGGAGGCGGCAACAAGGGCAACGTCCACGGCTCTGGCAGCGTGGTCGCCGCTGTCCTCGGCTTTCCCGCCGTGAAGAACACGCTCTTTCTCCTCAAATTCCCTGACAGCAAATCAGGTACCGCGGTTCAGCTCACCGACAATGCCGGCGGTGAGGTCGCGCTCAGCGACGACCAGCACTTTCTCGCCTCGGACGGCTCCGGCGCGAACACTGTAAATCTCTGGGACGTCCGCGATCCGGCCCATCCCCGGGCAACGGCAGCTGTCACCACCAAGCCCGGTGTCCAGGGCATGGCCTTCAACGCGGGCGACACACTCATGGCGACGTGGAGTGCGGCGGGCGTTCAACTGTGGAGCCTCCGCGACTCTTCGTCGCCCGCCTTGATCGTGAGCATCCCCACGTCGTACTCAGGAACGCCCATCACCACGTTCACGCCGAACTCGGCTTGGCTCGCCGTCGACACCTCCTCATCCATCAGATTCATCGACACCAACCCAAACGCACTGGCCACCCGACTCTGCTCCTACACGGGCAAGGCAATGACCCCCCAACAATGGGCACACGCAACCCAGGGGCTTCCCTACCAACCCGTATGTAATGCGTAG